One Zingiber officinale cultivar Zhangliang chromosome 10B, Zo_v1.1, whole genome shotgun sequence genomic window, CAACCTTTAGCTGCTTGTATCACTTGCCGGTTAACCAATGTAAACAATGTGAACTTTAGAAAAAGCAAAAGCTTGACGCCGATCGAGATGAAGATTAAACAAAGAAATAGTCTTTATCTTCTGCATCGTGTAACTGAGAAAGTAGGCAATGTTGGACTTGTTGCAATGCCTATTCGTCTGCGCTTGGCTAATGGCGCACTTCCCCATGCTCTTTTGTGTTTTTGGTCTGCCACTGGCATCGCCATGCCATCCCCTAGCTCATAATGCTGCATGCTATTGCTACCTGACTACGGTATGATGAACAGTGAACAGTGTGGAGGGTGGGCTTCGATCCCTTTCTTTGTTCCTGCACAATTTTTACAGCGATTAAATGATGCGCAGGCTTGATTAGCAACGGGGATTTCGAGACTACGCCAGCGCCTTCGGGCGGGACCGCCAGCAGTGACCTGGGCGAAGGAATTACCTCCCTTCCCGGTTGGACCGTCAATGGCACCGTCGAGCTCGTGGAGTCAGGCCAAAAGCAAGGCGGCATGATTCTTATCGTTCCTGAAGGTAATTACTTACATAAATTTGCTGATTTGATGATCGACGGCTACTGTTTACGAACTTTTGCTCTGATTTCTACTTGACTGTAATCTTTGGCGATGCAGGATCGCGTGCACTGCGGCTGGGCAACGAGGCGCAGATATCGCAGGGTCTGCAGCTGGAGAAAGGGGCGTCGTACGCGGTCACGTTTAGTGCCGCGCGGACATGCGCGCAACTGGAGTCGCTTAACGTGTCGGTGTTTCCGGCAGCGTCGACGGTGGACCTGCAGACGCTGTACAGCGTCGAGGGGTGGGACGCCTACGCCTGGGCTTTCCAGGCCGAGGCCGACGACGGCACCGACTCACTGCTAAGCTTTAAGAATCCGGGAATGGAAGACGATCCCACTTGTGGCCCTATCATCGACAGCATCGCCATTAAGAAGCTCTTCACTCCCGAAAGACCCAAAGGTGTCGATTTTTCCCTGTTCAATTGTCCTTGTGTTGCCTTGGATCGGCGTGGCCATTAATTGTTCTGTTTCTCAGACAACGCCGTCGTGAACGGGGACTTTGAGGAAGGTCCGTGGATGTTCCAAAACGCCAGCCTCGGCGTTCTTCTTCCCACCAACCTCGAGGAGGCCATGTCGGCTCTCCCGGGCTGGTTGGTGGAGTCCAATCGTGCGGTGCGGTACATTGACTCTAACCACTTCGTCGTTCCTCAAGGAAAGCGCGCCGTCGAGCTTCTCTCAGGCAAGGAAGGCATCATCTCGCAGATGGTGGAGACGACTCCCGACAAGCAGTACAGCCTCACCTTCACCGTCGGCGCCGCCGGAGACTCCTGCCAAGCGCCGCTAGCGGTCATGGCCTTCGCCAGCGACCAGGCGCAGAACTTCCACTACGCCCCCACCGGCAACGCCACTAGCCAGCTGGCCAATATCACCTTCACGGCGCGCGCCGAACGCACGCGCATTGCCTTCTACAGCGTCTACTACAACACTCGGAGCGATGACCACAGCTCGCTCTGCGGCCCCGTTGTGGACGACGTCAGGGTTTGGGGCGTCTCCAGCACGGTCACTTTGACGCGCGCTTGCGCCGCGTCTCTTCTCAGTCTGCTCGTTACTGTGCTCATGGTGGTAACAGCCTGAATACCCGTCGATTGCAGTCTAAGCTGTCGAAGCCAAGTCTCAACCGATTTGCTGCTCCGGTGTTTGATGAAATTACTCTGTGTGATCGTCTTAGCTCTCAATATCGTACGAGAGCAAATGTGATGTTAGTGGTATCgagttttgcttagttttctttagTATTTGGAGATCAACCCACCTATGCGAAAGAGCAACCTCATATTCTCAGTCACTCTGGTATCCGATCAcaagttaaaaatataatttgacgCGTATTATGCTACAGAATTGAGTCATTAGTTGTCTGCTTGATTTGATTGATTCCTTTAACAAAGTTGACTTGGACATATCCAAGATTAGTGATTGATCCACAGTTCGACGTGAGCACGGGTAGATTGTCCTTCTCCGGGGCCAGGCAACGTGTAAGAAAGAGTCCACGTCCTCCTTCAATGCACTGCGATTGAGCAACGAAGTAGATTCGCTGTCAAAACTTCAGTTCTACTCTCGTTTATTGCGCCTATTCCTGCTTAACTTGCTTCGCTTCTCAGAACCTTATCCCTTTATTATTTCGGTGGTGATAGATGACCAAACCAGCTCACTAGCTCACTGCACTCCCATTCCTCCAGATCTCCGTACGCTATCCTCTTGCCCAAGCTTGCGTTTTAGCTGCCCATCCAATGATTAGAGTTGGTTAGATCCTTATCCACTACCCTCTATGCTTCCATTTTTTGGTCCAACAGCTCACCATCTCTCCACTTTAATAAAGAATCGACACCGCATTTCATGTTTTGATACCGAGCACGTCCTTCAGGTAGAAAAAGATCTTAGATATTCAATAATTTCataactaaaataataataataaatcgtATGTGCACGCACCGAGTTACATCAATTTCATGGGTTTATTTTCCGGGTAATGTCATGCATTGAATCGCGGAGGATGTCGTCGGACCCACCTGCCGCAGTGTGCACTCGTGTCGAGGGATTCAGTCTTGGGACAGGCTAGTGGACCGAATGCCAGAGACGACCATGTCGTGCTGCTTTGGAACTCCTGTTCCAGATCAATTTGACAAGTTTTATAAAGAAGGTCAATTATCAACGTCGTCTGATACCGACGTATTATTGTCTGCCACGTCGGAAATAAAATGTGAAGAAGGGCAAGGATGGTGAATTGGTGTCTCGGTCAAATCCAGACCAACATGGTCGAGTTAGTTGTACCTTAACGGATGTGACTGACTGAGCTGGATCTGACGTGGATACTTTTGATAGTGGATCGAAAGTTTAGTGTCCCGGAAATGATTAATCAGGGGATTCTAAATTAAgcgtaataaattttattatgagAAAGAGTGTTACAATCTTGGCCATGCCACTATATAAGCGGCTGCTCTTCTCTGTTTCTATATATTCCATCTTCCCTTCAACGATGGTCGTCTTATCCAGTCCCTCGCTGGATCAAATACCGCTCATCCGAACCCCTAAggcggccgccgccgccgctggtTCCTTCTCGGTCGTCCCCGCCATAGACCTCTCGAAGCCCGACGACACGGCGGCCCGGCTCATCGTCAAGGCGTGCCAAGACTTGGGGCTGTTCAAGGTCACCAACCACGGCGTTTCCTTGGAGCTTATGCGGAGGCTCGAAGCGGAGGCCGTGAGTTTCTTCTCCTTGCCTCTGTTGGAGAAGCAGAGGTCATGCCTTCCCCATTCTTTCGGCGGCTACGGAAACAAAAGCATCGGTGCTAATGGAGACGTGGGCTGGCTCGAGTACCTCCTCTTCGCGGTCACTCCGAAGCAATACCCATTCAGGTCCGTTACTCGGGAGCAATCGATTCGCAGCCTCTGTTTTAGGCGCGGCGCTCATCTCATCGGTGATTAAGTTTTCAATGGTGTGCATGCAGCTCTACGTTGAGGGAGTACTTATCCGCCATCAGGAAGCTGGCTCAGCGGGTGCTGGAGCTAATGGCAGAAGGGCTAGCGATCCAGCCGCGAGACGCGTTGAGTAAGTTAGTGATGGGTGAGCAGAGTGACGGGCTCTTTAGGCTCAACCACTACCCTCCCTGCCCGTTGCAGTTACTCCATGAGTTTAATTCTTGCTTGACTGGCTTCGGCGAGCACACCGATCCGCAGGTCATCTCTATTCTGCGATCAAACAACACCTCAGGCTTGCAGATTTCAGTCAAGGAAGGAAGCTGGATTCCGATCCTCCCCGACGACGAATCCTTCTTCATCAACGTCGGTGATGCCCTACAGGTCCTTGCCGTTAACTaactaaattaaagttaaaatatttatCAGGCTAGTAATTAATCGGGGTAATTGACAAAATGGATGGGTACAGGTTCTGACAAATGGGAGATTCCGGAGTGTGAGGCATAGGGTGGTGGCGGATGGGAGGGAGTCCAGGGTGTCCATGATCTACTTCTTCGGGCCAGCGCTGGGGGAGAGGATTGCACCATTGCCACAGGCGATGAGGATGGGGGAGCAGAGCCGCTACAGGGAGTTCACATGGGAGGAGTACAAGAAGGCTGCTTACGGATCAAGGCTGAGCGACGACAGGCTTGGGCTGTTTGAGAAGTCGACCGGGCAGTGATCAGAATCAGAGGTCGCTGTCTCATAAGTTGCGTGTATGACACACTGATGAGGACTGAAAAGAGATGACCAAATTTGCTGCTCATCTACGTGGCTTCACTTCAGTGCCTTGCTGCGTCACGCTGTATCTTTAGCTTGGTGTTCTGAGATGTCTAACCAAATATGGTAACCAAACAACTTCTTTTTCTATGGTTTCTCTATGCCGGGACCTCTTCTCGCCAGACAACTGTTGGCATCGACAACACTTTAATATTAATGCTGCTTTTGTTTTACTAACCcgttttttttaa contains:
- the LOC122030061 gene encoding uncharacterized protein LOC122030061 isoform X2, which gives rise to MLLLPDYGLISNGDFETTPAPSGGTASSDLGEGITSLPGWTVNGTVELVESGQKQGGMILIVPEGSRALRLGNEAQISQGLQLEKGASYAVTFSAARTCAQLESLNVSVFPAASTVDLQTLYSVEGWDAYAWAFQAEADDGTDSLLSFKNPGMEDDPTCGPIIDSIAIKKLFTPERPKDNAVVNGDFEEGPWMFQNASLGVLLPTNLEEAMSALPGWLVESNRAVRYIDSNHFVVPQGKRAVELLSGKEGIISQMVETTPDKQYSLTFTVGAAGDSCQAPLAVMAFASDQAQNFHYAPTGNATSQLANITFTARAERTRIAFYSVYYNTRSDDHSSLCGPVVDDVRVWGVSSTVTLTRACAASLLSLLVTVLMVVTA
- the LOC122030061 gene encoding uncharacterized protein LOC122030061 isoform X1 yields the protein MNPLARLPHLTVLFLLTHCVSAAVEDGLISNGDFETTPAPSGGTASSDLGEGITSLPGWTVNGTVELVESGQKQGGMILIVPEGSRALRLGNEAQISQGLQLEKGASYAVTFSAARTCAQLESLNVSVFPAASTVDLQTLYSVEGWDAYAWAFQAEADDGTDSLLSFKNPGMEDDPTCGPIIDSIAIKKLFTPERPKDNAVVNGDFEEGPWMFQNASLGVLLPTNLEEAMSALPGWLVESNRAVRYIDSNHFVVPQGKRAVELLSGKEGIISQMVETTPDKQYSLTFTVGAAGDSCQAPLAVMAFASDQAQNFHYAPTGNATSQLANITFTARAERTRIAFYSVYYNTRSDDHSSLCGPVVDDVRVWGVSSTVTLTRACAASLLSLLVTVLMVVTA
- the LOC122030190 gene encoding gibberellin 2-beta-dioxygenase 1-like: MVVLSSPSLDQIPLIRTPKAAAAAAGSFSVVPAIDLSKPDDTAARLIVKACQDLGLFKVTNHGVSLELMRRLEAEAVSFFSLPLLEKQRSCLPHSFGGYGNKSIGANGDVGWLEYLLFAVTPKQYPFSSTLREYLSAIRKLAQRVLELMAEGLAIQPRDALSKLVMGEQSDGLFRLNHYPPCPLQLLHEFNSCLTGFGEHTDPQVISILRSNNTSGLQISVKEGSWIPILPDDESFFINVGDALQVLTNGRFRSVRHRVVADGRESRVSMIYFFGPALGERIAPLPQAMRMGEQSRYREFTWEEYKKAAYGSRLSDDRLGLFEKSTGQ